From Deferrisoma camini S3R1, the proteins below share one genomic window:
- a CDS encoding response regulator — MYTVLVVDDEESIRVLYREELEEAGYRVLCAGSGEEARGLLEENEVHAVVLDIKLRGESGLQFLQEFSRTHRDVPVVLSTAYSSFKTDYSAWLADAYVVKSGSLDELKAEIARVIERRYGGTRDQ; from the coding sequence ATGTACACCGTGCTGGTGGTGGACGACGAGGAGAGCATCCGGGTCCTGTACCGGGAGGAGCTGGAGGAGGCAGGGTACCGGGTGCTGTGCGCGGGCAGCGGGGAGGAGGCCCGGGGCCTGCTGGAGGAGAACGAGGTCCACGCGGTGGTACTCGACATCAAGCTGAGGGGCGAGAGCGGTCTTCAGTTCCTCCAGGAGTTCTCCCGCACCCACCGGGACGTGCCGGTGGTGCTGTCCACGGCGTACAGCTCGTTCAAGACCGACTACTCCGCCTGGCTGGCCGACGCGTACGTGGTGAAATCGGGGAGCCTCGACGAGCTCAAGGCCGAGATCGCGCGGGTGATCGAGCGGCGCTACGGCGGCACGCGGGATCAGTAG
- a CDS encoding GGDEF domain-containing protein: MESPNLPIDSIPPELAPAAWALLAEIARRIPPFLGQPPRVLLEQAPDGTALSEALAAFLAWLETAPAQWGTRMEELEALFGEMGAVVGELDGRVRRFVQHARRYATEHEGLTASVEEALGRLDAGLVDDAFRPALEPILRTLRSEAVREQRETRRLEEEAGLLRDLLGGLRERLGQVENKVRALRTQSLRDPLTGLWNRGAWDDRLAEETARAVRYLQPFSVILWDVDRFKEVNDRHGHPTGDLVLQALAGRTLQALRRSDFVARYGGEEFAVLLPHTEGDAARIVAEKLRRLAETAPIRTQAGPVRVTLSVGVATWQPGEDEQALVQRADDALYQAKRAGRNRVMAAQSPSGQPKKAAQPA; the protein is encoded by the coding sequence TTGGAGAGCCCGAACCTCCCCATCGATTCGATCCCCCCGGAACTGGCCCCGGCGGCCTGGGCCCTCCTGGCCGAGATCGCCCGTCGGATCCCCCCGTTCCTGGGCCAACCGCCGAGGGTCCTCCTGGAGCAGGCCCCCGACGGCACGGCCCTGTCCGAGGCGCTGGCCGCGTTCCTGGCCTGGCTCGAGACCGCCCCGGCCCAGTGGGGCACCCGCATGGAGGAGCTCGAGGCCCTGTTCGGGGAGATGGGAGCGGTGGTCGGGGAGCTGGACGGCCGGGTGAGGAGGTTCGTGCAGCACGCCCGCAGGTACGCCACGGAGCACGAGGGGCTGACCGCGTCGGTGGAGGAGGCCCTCGGCCGGCTGGACGCCGGGCTGGTGGACGACGCCTTCCGCCCCGCGCTCGAGCCGATCCTGAGGACGCTGCGCTCCGAGGCCGTGAGGGAACAACGGGAGACCCGACGCCTGGAGGAGGAGGCCGGGCTGCTGAGGGACCTGCTGGGAGGGCTGCGCGAACGGCTGGGGCAGGTGGAGAACAAGGTGCGGGCGCTGCGCACCCAGAGCCTGCGGGACCCCCTGACCGGTCTGTGGAACCGGGGCGCCTGGGACGATCGCCTGGCCGAGGAGACCGCCCGGGCCGTGCGGTACCTGCAACCCTTCTCGGTGATCCTGTGGGACGTGGACCGGTTCAAGGAGGTCAACGACCGCCACGGCCACCCCACCGGAGACCTGGTGCTCCAGGCGCTGGCCGGCCGCACCCTCCAGGCCCTGCGGCGCAGCGACTTCGTGGCCCGGTACGGGGGCGAGGAGTTCGCCGTGCTCCTGCCCCACACCGAGGGCGATGCGGCCCGGATCGTAGCGGAGAAGCTGCGACGGCTGGCCGAGACGGCCCCGATCCGGACCCAGGCCGGTCCGGTGCGGGTGACCCTGAGCGTGGGGGTGGCCACCTGGCAGCCGGGCGAGGACGAACAGGCCCTGGTGCAACGCGCGGACGACGCCCTCTACCAGGCCAAGAGGGCCGGCCGCAACCGGGTGATGGCGGCCCAGTCCCCCTCGGGGCAACCCAAAAAAGCGGCTCAGCCCGCTTGA
- a CDS encoding YIP1 family protein: MDHPHRFGEHLDRPVVPVLAAVSVLAVGAAYGAALAWTQRSLGIPVGDIPAQRIPFQILLLGNLFGGIGAVAAAHFGGSIVLWLMGRAVGGPGRFGRVYRGAALLLWAALPALPAVALRVLAPGAPLPDGLAVGAGLAGVLLLAGAYHLCRRTQPLPPWRALLAVLLAGAFVGSLALL; the protein is encoded by the coding sequence GTGGACCATCCGCACCGTTTCGGCGAACACCTTGACCGGCCGGTCGTGCCGGTGCTCGCGGCCGTCTCGGTCCTGGCCGTGGGCGCCGCCTACGGAGCCGCCCTGGCATGGACCCAGAGAAGCCTGGGGATCCCGGTGGGAGACATCCCGGCCCAGCGGATCCCCTTCCAGATCCTGCTGCTCGGGAACCTGTTCGGGGGGATCGGGGCGGTGGCGGCCGCCCACTTCGGGGGAAGCATCGTTCTGTGGCTCATGGGCCGGGCGGTGGGCGGGCCGGGCCGGTTCGGCCGGGTGTACCGCGGGGCGGCCCTGCTCCTGTGGGCGGCCCTGCCGGCGCTCCCGGCGGTGGCGCTGCGGGTGTTGGCCCCGGGGGCTCCCCTCCCGGACGGCCTGGCCGTCGGTGCGGGCCTGGCCGGGGTCCTGCTGCTCGCCGGCGCCTACCACCTGTGCCGCCGGACCCAACCCCTGCCCCCGTGGCGGGCCCTGCTCGCCGTCCTCCTCGCCGGCGCCTTCGTGGGATCGCTCGCCCTCCTTTGA
- a CDS encoding transglutaminase-like domain-containing protein, translating into MTRAIDPAYLSPTPILDADHPTVRGFAREAVGGRTDPVERAVALYYAVRDGLWYDPYSPFYKPEHYRASRVIKAGRGYCVQKASVMIAAARALGIPARVSFATVRNHLATRQLLEYLGSDLFVYHGVVELFLEGRWVKATPAFNRELCDRHGVEPLEFDGRHDSIFQPYNRQNQRFMEYVEFHGTHADIPLDEILAAWRRAYGDHRVDAWIRMHETKGSARPRDFLAEEVVTD; encoded by the coding sequence ATGACCCGCGCCATCGACCCGGCCTACCTCTCCCCCACCCCGATCCTCGATGCGGATCACCCAACGGTTCGGGGGTTCGCCCGCGAGGCGGTGGGGGGCCGCACCGACCCGGTGGAGCGGGCGGTGGCCCTGTACTACGCGGTGCGGGACGGCCTCTGGTACGACCCCTACTCCCCGTTCTACAAGCCCGAGCACTACCGGGCCAGCCGGGTGATCAAGGCGGGCCGGGGCTACTGCGTGCAGAAGGCCTCGGTCATGATCGCGGCGGCCCGGGCCCTGGGGATCCCGGCGCGGGTGTCGTTCGCCACGGTGCGAAACCACCTGGCCACCCGCCAGCTCCTGGAGTACCTGGGCTCGGACCTGTTTGTGTACCACGGGGTGGTCGAGCTCTTTCTCGAGGGCCGGTGGGTCAAGGCCACGCCGGCGTTCAACCGCGAGCTGTGCGACCGGCACGGCGTGGAGCCGCTGGAGTTCGACGGCCGCCACGACTCCATCTTCCAGCCCTACAACCGGCAGAACCAACGGTTCATGGAGTACGTGGAGTTCCACGGCACCCACGCCGACATCCCCCTGGACGAGATCCTGGCGGCGTGGCGCCGGGCGTACGGAGACCACCGGGTGGACGCCTGGATCCGGATGCACGAGACGAAGGGCTCGGCGCGCCCCCGGGACTTCCTGGCGGAAGAGGTGGTCACCGACTGA